One window of Xylocopa sonorina isolate GNS202 chromosome 9, iyXylSono1_principal, whole genome shotgun sequence genomic DNA carries:
- the LOC143427474 gene encoding uncharacterized protein LOC143427474, whose product MTFKSLMNFGGFKDSYHPPVDRYHSGFGGYQHSGSGGSYHQGSYHSSRGSSKGKGGNGAALSALTLLAFLFLLNVMQQSMDDNNMMTSTTATAIVLRDGEQPVVVDAKEEEKSMKQDVAKRDGGYRAPAKSKIQRLNSQYIK is encoded by the exons ATGACGTTCAAGTCTTTGATGAATTTCGGGGGCTTCAAGGATTCTTACCATCCTCCCGTCGACAGATACCACAGTGGCTTTGGTGGCTACCAGCACAGCGGATCTGGAGGCTCCTATCATCAGGGATCCTATCACAGTTCACGGGG AAGCAGCAAAGGTAAAGGTGGGAATGGAGCAGCGCTGAGTGCTTTGACGTTGCTCGCCTTTCTGTTTCTTCTAAATGTTATGCAG CAATCGATGGACGACAATAATATGATGACAAGCACCACGGCAACCGCAATAGTGTTACGGGATGGTGAACAGCCGGTGGTGGTGGATGcgaaggaggaggagaagagTATGAAGCAGGACGTGGCGAAACGCGACGGTGGCTATAGGGCGCCAGCAAAATCCAAGATTCAAAGGCTTAACAGTCAATATATTAAATGA
- the LOC143426744 gene encoding uncharacterized protein LOC143426744 produces MCSKSRPSGSTTDKVANDWSVPLKIVPKVCGHWPCGLPPREHASYIEDPRGISSSELRVSVKEVYLEVTKMHYNQYVSLCLVALVLGQVATLPQHPQYPQQFQQQVRDERKFAEKPNAMKKVALDDLDDISSNQIQEGGSTGFSWSNMLSMLMQMLLGQTGGVTGPSKNEIDDGAPASPWANLLSVGLRVLTALLGGPQQSVDGIDKVDNQSSPMQGILTAVLGAFLGQGRDPDQVAVMAKNASEFISIVINLLDALKTSFSHRSLTARSMGRRDTVSEAAVASISMLKGYMRSVKTFSNVGRAEDEGQRGCAERALCEASAECVADAQGTSSIFCQLGSYATSYLLQRQTGVGFETLYEAGRRGRTGEDCRTLFMDCNAV; encoded by the exons ATGTGCTCGAAAAGTAGACCTTCAGGATCAACAACGGACAAAGTGGCGAACGATTGGTCAGTTCCATTGAAAATAGTGCCAAAGGTGTGTGGTCATTGGCCGTGTGGCCTACCCCCACGTGAGCACGCAAGCTATATAGAAGACCCTCGTGGAATTTCATCTTCAGAGCTGAGAGTCAGTGTCAAGGAAGTCTACCTGGAAGTAACTAA AATGCATTACAATCAGTACGTGTCTCTGTGTTTGGTGGCGCTTGTCCTTGGACAAGTAGCAACACTGCCACAGCATCCCCAGTACCCGCAACAGTTCCAGCAACAGGTCAGGGATGAAAGGAAATTCGCGGAGAAGCCAAATGCCATGAAGAAGGTCGCCCTTGATGACCTAGACGATATCAGCAGCAATCAAATTCAG GAGGGCGGCAGTACTGGGTTTTCGTGGTCGAACATGCTGAGCATGCTGATGCAGATGCTTTTAGGGCAAACAGGCGGTGTTACTGGTCCGAGTAAAAACGAAATCGACGATGGAGCACCGGCCAGTCCATGGGCAAATTTACTATCGGTCGGGCTGAGAGTGCTCACCGCCCTTTTGGGAGGTCCTCAACAGTCCGTCGATGGTATCGACAAAGTCGACAATCAGAGCAGCCCCATGCAG GGCATTTTGACTGCGGTGCTGGGCGCGTTTCTAGGACAGGGCAGAGACCCCGATCAGGTTGCTGTCATGGCTAAAAACGCTTCCGAG TTCATTAGCATAGTAATCAATCTTCTGGACGCGCTGAAGACCTCTTTCTCCCATCGTTCTTTAACAGCCAGATCCATGGGAAGACGGGACACGGTTTCCGAGGCTGCTGTCGCCTCCATTTCCATGCTGAAG GGTTACATGAGGTCGGTGAAGACATTCAGTAACGTTGGACGCGCTGAGGACGAAGGCCAACGAGGTTGCGCCGAGAGAGCACTTTGCGAGGCGAGTGCAGAATGCGTTGCCGATGCTCAGGGTACATCTTCCATTTTCTGTCAACTTGGATC ATACGCGACGAGTTATCTACTACAGAGGCAGACTGGGGTAGGTTTCGAGACGCTGTACGAGGCAGGTCGACGTGGCCGCACCGGTGAAGACTGTAGAACTCTGTTCATGGACTGCAACGCTGTATGA
- the LOC143427607 gene encoding proteasome subunit beta type-2 has protein sequence MECLIGIQFKDFVLVAADMTTVQSIMVMKNDEEKIHKMSDKLVMAVSGESGDTTQFSEYIGKNIQLYKMKNGYELSPKAAAWFTRRNLADYLRSRTPYFVNLLMAGYDDNAGPELYFIDYLASCVKVPYAAHGYGGFFSLSILDRYHKYDSTEEEAYILMKKCVREIHKRLIVNLPNFKVQKVSKDGIKELEPITAKNLAIEDIKKA, from the exons ATGGAATGTTTAATTGGAATACAATTTAAAGATTTTGTGCTAGTTGCGGCTGATATGACTACAGTCCAGTCAATTATGGTTATGAAGAATG ACGAGGAAAAGATTCACAAAATGTCTGATAAACTCGTTATGGCAGTCTCTGGAGAATCTGGAGATACTACACAATTCTCAGAGTACATAGGGAAGAATATACAGTTGTACAAAATGAAAAACGGTTACGAATTGTCTCCAAAGGCTGCTGCCTGGTTTACGAGAAGAAACTTGGCCGACTATCTCAGAAGTAGAACACCATATTTTGTCAATTTGTTAATGGCTGGTTATGACGACAATGCTGGCCCGGAGCTGTACTTCATTGATTATTTAGCGTCGTGCGTTAAGGTGCCATACGCGGCACACGGCTATGGGGGGTTCTTTTCTCTTTCCATTTTGGATAGATATCACAAATATG ATTCGACAGAAGAAGAAGCATACATACTAATGAAGAAATGCGTTAGGGAAATACATAAGAGATTGATAGTTAATCTTCCAAACTTTAAAGTACAAAAGGTATCTAAAGATGGTATAAAAGAGCTGGAACCTATCACAGCAAAGAATCTAGCAATAGAGGATATTAAGAAAGCGTAA